A genomic segment from Micromonospora echinaurantiaca encodes:
- a CDS encoding phosphomannomutase/phosphoglucomutase encodes MSDLSQIVKAYDVRGTVPDQWDERVAEALGAAFTQVLNGSGEPGEAVLIAHDMRATGPGLAAAFAAGVRAEGRTVIELGLASTDMLYYASGSLNLPGAMFTASHNPAQYNGIKMCRSGARPIGQDSGLAEIRDRAQARLDEGGSAPAGEPAAPAERRDLLPDYAAYLRKLVDLASIRPLKVVVDAGNGMGGYTVPTVLGDAALPALPLEIVPLYFELDGTFPNHEANPLDPANLVDLQRAVVEHGAEIGLAFDGDADRCFVVDERGEPVSPSAITALVAARELAKHPGSTVIHNLITSNAVPEIIREHGGEPVVARVGHSFIKAEMARTNAIFGGEHSAHYYFRDFWFADTGMLAAMHTLAALGEQSQPLSVLASEYERYVASGEINSTVRDQAAKVAEVRAAYPEAEADELDGLTLRFPDGAWFNLRASNTEPLLRLNVEAPTMERMMALRDEVLDRVRR; translated from the coding sequence GTGTCTGATCTGTCCCAGATCGTGAAGGCTTACGACGTCCGCGGGACGGTGCCTGACCAGTGGGACGAGCGTGTCGCCGAGGCGCTCGGGGCGGCCTTCACCCAGGTGCTCAACGGCTCCGGGGAGCCGGGCGAGGCGGTCCTCATCGCGCACGACATGCGCGCTACCGGGCCCGGCCTGGCCGCCGCCTTCGCCGCCGGCGTACGCGCCGAGGGGCGCACGGTCATCGAGCTGGGGCTGGCCTCCACCGACATGCTCTACTACGCCTCCGGCTCGCTGAACCTGCCGGGCGCGATGTTCACCGCCAGCCACAACCCGGCGCAGTACAACGGGATCAAGATGTGCCGCTCCGGCGCCCGCCCGATCGGGCAGGACAGTGGGCTGGCCGAGATCCGCGACCGGGCCCAGGCGCGGCTCGACGAGGGCGGGTCCGCCCCGGCGGGCGAACCGGCCGCCCCGGCCGAACGCCGCGACCTGCTCCCGGACTACGCGGCGTACCTGCGCAAGTTGGTCGACCTCGCCAGCATCCGGCCGCTGAAGGTGGTGGTCGACGCCGGCAACGGGATGGGCGGTTACACCGTGCCGACGGTGCTCGGCGACGCCGCGCTGCCGGCGCTGCCGCTGGAGATCGTGCCGCTCTACTTCGAACTCGACGGCACCTTCCCCAACCACGAGGCCAACCCGCTGGACCCGGCCAATCTGGTCGACCTGCAGCGGGCCGTGGTCGAGCACGGCGCGGAGATCGGGCTCGCCTTCGACGGCGACGCCGACCGCTGCTTCGTGGTGGACGAGCGCGGCGAGCCGGTCTCGCCGTCGGCGATCACCGCCCTGGTCGCGGCCCGCGAACTGGCCAAGCACCCCGGCTCCACGGTGATCCACAACCTGATCACCTCCAACGCGGTGCCGGAGATCATCCGGGAGCACGGCGGTGAGCCGGTGGTGGCCCGGGTCGGCCACTCCTTCATCAAGGCCGAGATGGCCCGCACCAACGCCATCTTCGGCGGGGAGCACTCGGCGCACTACTACTTCCGGGACTTCTGGTTCGCCGACACCGGCATGCTGGCCGCGATGCACACGCTCGCCGCGCTCGGCGAGCAGTCGCAGCCGCTCTCCGTGCTGGCCAGCGAGTACGAGCGGTACGTCGCCTCGGGCGAGATCAACTCCACGGTGCGCGACCAGGCGGCGAAGGTCGCCGAGGTGCGGGCCGCCTACCCGGAGGCGGAGGCCGACGAGCTGGACGGGCTCACCCTGCGCTTCCCGGACGGCGCCTGGTTTAACCTGCGCGCCTCCAACACCGAGCCGCTGCTGCGGCTGAACGTCGAGGCCCCCACCATGGAGCGGATGATGGCCCTCCGTGACGAGGTGCTCGACCGGGTTCGCCGATAA
- a CDS encoding cation diffusion facilitator family transporter, which produces MSANGGTKAIVAALLANVGIAITKFIAFLLTASSSMLAESIHSVADSGNQALLLLGGRRAKRAATPQHPFGYGRERYIYAFIVSIVLFSVGGLFALYEAWHKWSDPHPIEEWQWVPVTVLVVAIIMESFSFRTAIKESNHVRGNQSWVHFVRRAKAPELPVVLLEDLGALVGLVFALFGVTMTLITDNGEWDAIGTAMIGILLVVIAVVLAIETKSLLLGEGAEAHDVAAIEKAITDGPEVERIIHMKTLYLGPEELMVAAKVGVPACDNAEELARGINVVEARIRAAVPIARVIYLEPDIYSAAAAQAGTGAAAHTAVAQPGAEPDEAAGRPGS; this is translated from the coding sequence GTGAGCGCCAACGGCGGTACCAAGGCAATCGTCGCCGCCCTGCTGGCCAACGTCGGCATCGCGATCACCAAGTTCATCGCGTTCCTGCTGACCGCGTCGTCGTCGATGCTGGCCGAGTCGATCCACTCGGTCGCCGACTCCGGCAACCAGGCGCTGCTGCTGCTCGGTGGGCGGCGGGCCAAGCGGGCCGCCACCCCGCAGCACCCCTTCGGCTACGGCCGGGAGCGCTACATCTACGCGTTCATCGTCTCCATCGTGCTCTTCAGCGTCGGTGGCCTCTTCGCGCTCTACGAGGCGTGGCACAAGTGGTCGGACCCGCACCCGATCGAGGAGTGGCAGTGGGTGCCGGTCACCGTGCTGGTGGTCGCGATCATCATGGAGTCGTTCTCCTTCCGTACCGCCATCAAGGAGTCCAACCACGTCCGGGGCAACCAGTCCTGGGTGCACTTCGTCCGCCGGGCCAAGGCCCCGGAGCTGCCGGTGGTGCTGCTGGAGGACCTGGGTGCGCTGGTCGGTCTGGTCTTCGCGCTCTTCGGCGTCACCATGACCCTGATCACCGACAACGGCGAATGGGACGCCATCGGCACCGCGATGATCGGCATCCTGCTGGTCGTCATCGCGGTCGTGCTGGCCATCGAGACCAAGAGCCTGCTGCTCGGTGAGGGCGCCGAGGCGCACGACGTCGCCGCCATCGAGAAGGCCATCACCGACGGCCCGGAGGTCGAGCGGATCATCCACATGAAGACGCTCTACCTCGGCCCCGAGGAGCTGATGGTCGCGGCGAAGGTCGGCGTGCCGGCGTGCGACAACGCCGAGGAACTGGCCCGCGGCATCAACGTCGTCGAGGCCCGGATCCGCGCCGCAGTGCCGATCGCCCGGGTCATCTACCTCGAGCCGGACATCTACAGCGCCGCGGCCGCGCAGGCGGGCACCGGCGCGGCGGCGCACACCGCGGTGGCGCAGCCGGGAGCCGAGCCGGACGAGGCCGCCGGGCGGCCCGGAAGCTGA
- the ahcY gene encoding adenosylhomocysteinase, which translates to MTSTLPASASGTPSEARPRTLAEGDYKVADLSLAEFGRKEIRLAEHEMPGLMAIRREFAEAQPLAGARITGSLHMTIQTAVLIETLVALGAQVRWASCNIFSTQDHAAAAIVVGPDGTPEAPAGVPVYAWKGESLEEYWWCTEQVLTWPDGQGPNMILDDGGDATLLVHKGAEYEKAGVVPPVESADSEEFAVILGLLHRSLAEDAQRWTRIASGIKGVTEETTTGVHRLYEMHRAGTLLFPAINVNDSVTKSKFDNKYGCRHSLIDGINRATDVLIGGKMAVVMGYGDVGKGCAESLRGQGARVVVTEVDPICALQAAMDGYQVATLDDVVEQADIFITATGCYDVITNEHMARMKHQAIVGNIGHFDNEIDMAGLAKRSDVTRENIKPQVDLWKFDDGHAIIVLSEGRLLNLGNATGHPSFVMSNSFANQTIAQIELYTKTDEYPIGVYVLPKHLDEKVARLHLDALGAKLTQLTKEQAAYLGVSVEGPFKPEHYRY; encoded by the coding sequence ATGACCAGCACCCTCCCGGCGTCCGCCAGCGGCACGCCGTCCGAGGCCCGGCCGCGCACCCTCGCCGAGGGCGACTACAAGGTGGCGGATCTGTCGCTCGCCGAGTTCGGGCGCAAGGAGATCCGGCTTGCCGAGCACGAGATGCCGGGTCTGATGGCGATTCGTCGTGAGTTCGCCGAGGCGCAGCCGTTGGCTGGCGCTCGGATCACGGGTTCGCTGCACATGACCATTCAGACCGCCGTGCTGATCGAGACGCTGGTCGCTCTCGGTGCGCAGGTGCGGTGGGCGTCGTGCAACATCTTCTCCACCCAGGACCACGCGGCCGCGGCGATCGTGGTCGGCCCGGACGGCACGCCGGAGGCGCCGGCGGGTGTGCCGGTGTACGCGTGGAAGGGCGAGAGCCTCGAGGAGTACTGGTGGTGCACCGAGCAGGTGCTGACCTGGCCGGACGGTCAGGGTCCGAACATGATCCTCGACGATGGTGGTGACGCCACGCTGCTGGTGCACAAGGGCGCGGAGTACGAGAAGGCCGGTGTGGTGCCGCCGGTGGAGTCGGCCGACTCGGAGGAGTTCGCCGTCATCCTCGGCCTGCTGCACCGCTCCCTCGCCGAGGACGCGCAGCGGTGGACCCGCATCGCCTCGGGCATCAAGGGCGTGACCGAGGAGACCACCACCGGTGTGCACCGGCTCTACGAGATGCACCGCGCCGGCACCCTGCTGTTCCCGGCGATCAACGTCAACGATTCGGTGACGAAGAGCAAGTTCGACAACAAGTACGGGTGTCGGCACTCGCTGATCGATGGCATCAACCGGGCGACCGATGTGTTGATCGGCGGGAAGATGGCCGTGGTGATGGGCTACGGCGATGTGGGTAAGGGCTGCGCGGAGTCGCTGCGGGGTCAGGGTGCCCGGGTGGTGGTGACCGAGGTCGACCCGATCTGCGCTCTGCAGGCGGCGATGGACGGCTACCAGGTGGCCACCCTGGATGACGTGGTGGAGCAGGCGGACATCTTCATCACCGCGACCGGTTGCTATGACGTGATCACCAACGAGCACATGGCGCGGATGAAGCACCAGGCGATCGTGGGTAACATCGGGCACTTCGACAACGAGATCGACATGGCCGGGTTGGCCAAGCGGTCGGACGTGACCCGGGAGAACATCAAGCCGCAGGTCGACCTCTGGAAGTTCGACGACGGGCACGCGATCATCGTGCTGTCCGAGGGGCGGCTGCTGAACCTGGGCAACGCCACCGGTCACCCGAGCTTCGTGATGTCGAACTCGTTCGCCAACCAGACCATCGCCCAGATCGAGCTGTACACCAAGACCGACGAGTACCCGATCGGCGTGTACGTGCTGCCCAAGCACCTCGACGAGAAGGTCGCCCGCCTGCACCTGGACGCCCTCGGCGCCAAACTCACCCAGCTCACCAAGGAACAGGCCGCCTACCTCGGCGTCTCCGTGGAGGGCCCGTTCAAGCCGGAGCACTACCGCTACTGA
- a CDS encoding tetratricopeptide repeat protein, producing the protein MSAPDTAFVRAAQLLELNRAEQALTELSRLPAALASNVAAFRLRAAALSELDRWTEVATVARQGLAETGPDAELLGRLGLALRHLDEYAPAERALLDGLAIEPQNPWLLCQYADLCSAVGQTDKAERLLARAAALAPEAPPVFASRFQLAYARGDDREAERVAREFLGAWPGHPVALALHGAAAAQRGRVDAAHRSFGQAVAHDPTDADYADAAWESRVYTHPLLLPLRPLYRLGILRTWLIAVGVIVLLNLAGMDLLAGLFGLAWLLFCVWSWVAPALVRRLVRGRWRA; encoded by the coding sequence ATGAGCGCCCCCGACACCGCCTTCGTCCGGGCCGCCCAGCTGCTGGAACTGAATCGGGCCGAGCAGGCCCTGACCGAGCTGAGCCGGCTGCCCGCCGCGCTGGCCAGCAACGTGGCCGCGTTCCGGCTGCGCGCCGCCGCGCTGTCGGAACTGGACCGCTGGACGGAGGTCGCGACGGTCGCCCGGCAGGGCCTCGCCGAGACCGGCCCGGACGCGGAGCTGCTCGGCCGGCTCGGTCTCGCCCTGCGCCACCTCGACGAGTACGCCCCGGCCGAGCGGGCGCTGCTCGACGGGCTGGCGATCGAGCCGCAGAACCCGTGGCTGCTCTGCCAGTACGCCGACCTGTGCAGCGCGGTGGGGCAGACCGACAAGGCTGAGCGGCTGCTCGCCCGGGCCGCCGCGCTGGCCCCGGAGGCGCCGCCGGTGTTCGCCTCCCGCTTCCAGCTGGCGTACGCCCGGGGCGACGACCGGGAGGCCGAGCGGGTGGCCCGGGAGTTCCTCGGCGCCTGGCCCGGCCACCCGGTGGCGCTCGCGCTGCACGGGGCCGCGGCCGCCCAGCGGGGCCGGGTGGACGCGGCGCACCGGTCGTTCGGCCAGGCGGTGGCGCACGACCCGACCGACGCCGACTACGCCGACGCCGCCTGGGAGTCCCGGGTGTACACCCACCCGCTGCTGCTGCCGCTGCGCCCGCTCTACCGGCTCGGCATCCTGCGTACCTGGCTGATCGCGGTGGGCGTGATCGTGCTGCTCAACCTGGCCGGGATGGACCTGCTCGCCGGGCTGTTCGGGCTGGCCTGGCTGCTGTTCTGCGTCTGGTCGTGGGTCGCCCCGGCGCTGGTGCGGCGGCTGGTGCGCGGCCGGTGGCGAGCGTGA
- a CDS encoding DinB family protein codes for MADSPAAQDSETRAADRPAQNFAWSNMFVHPDDDPRSEGGFDDERTILVQYLRDQRLTLELKCAGLDAEALARRAVPPSTLSLLGLVRHLAEVERGWFRRVMAGEDAPKIYGSDTDRDLDFNGAAADPDVVAEAWRNWRAEVEYAERLVAEAPDLGVKGRQRDGREISLRELLVHMIEEYARHNGHADLLRELIDGRVGQ; via the coding sequence ATGGCTGACTCGCCCGCCGCTCAGGACAGCGAAACCCGCGCTGCCGACCGGCCCGCCCAGAACTTCGCCTGGTCGAACATGTTCGTGCACCCCGACGACGACCCGCGCTCTGAGGGCGGCTTCGACGACGAGCGCACGATCCTCGTGCAGTACCTGCGTGACCAGCGCCTGACGCTGGAACTCAAGTGCGCCGGCCTGGACGCCGAGGCGCTGGCCCGGCGGGCCGTACCGCCGTCGACGCTGTCGCTGCTCGGCCTGGTCCGGCATCTGGCCGAGGTGGAGCGGGGTTGGTTCCGGCGGGTGATGGCCGGCGAAGACGCGCCGAAGATCTACGGCTCCGACACCGACCGGGACCTGGACTTCAACGGCGCGGCGGCCGACCCCGACGTGGTCGCCGAGGCGTGGCGGAACTGGCGGGCCGAGGTGGAGTACGCCGAGCGGCTGGTCGCCGAGGCGCCCGACCTCGGCGTCAAGGGCCGCCAGCGGGACGGCCGGGAAATCTCGCTCCGTGAGCTGCTGGTGCACATGATCGAGGAGTACGCCCGGCACAACGGTCACGCCGACCTGCTCCGCGAGCTGATCGACGGCCGGGTCGGTCAGTAG
- a CDS encoding SIS domain-containing protein yields the protein MIDGTAGVSGRRDADEALLDDPEALAERDPGGMLRHTASAGAQVRESAALAAEANLQVLADEGRPRAVVIAGIGTAGRTGDVLATVAGPRCPVPVIPHRSAGVPGWVGAADVVIAVSASGRSPEALGAAEAAHRRGARLVAVGAPDSELQSVAERARAPFIPVPRRAPARASLWALTVPVLLAARTLGLVKVNEADLAETAARLDADADRCRPTAESFVNPAKSLALGLAGSIPIVWGSSPLATVAARRFGDTLSANARYPVVSGALGEAGRGRVGLLDGVFGGLVEGERDIFADPDESAGGTTRLRLVLLRDGGLNPEDDADEPLAVEERRADAVQTLAERRGVRCDVVTAEGGSALERLASLIAVPDFASIYLALAHGLDPMAVPAITEMKELANQ from the coding sequence GTGATCGACGGTACGGCCGGGGTCAGCGGCCGGCGTGACGCCGACGAGGCACTGCTCGACGACCCGGAGGCGCTCGCCGAGCGCGACCCGGGCGGCATGCTGCGGCACACCGCGTCCGCCGGGGCGCAGGTTCGCGAGTCCGCGGCCCTGGCAGCCGAGGCGAACCTCCAGGTGCTCGCCGACGAGGGTCGGCCGCGGGCGGTCGTGATCGCCGGCATCGGCACCGCCGGTCGTACCGGTGACGTGCTGGCCACGGTCGCCGGGCCGCGCTGCCCGGTGCCGGTCATCCCGCACCGCAGCGCCGGCGTGCCCGGCTGGGTGGGCGCCGCCGACGTGGTGATCGCGGTCAGCGCATCCGGCCGCAGCCCCGAGGCGCTCGGCGCCGCCGAGGCCGCGCACCGCCGGGGCGCCCGGCTGGTCGCGGTCGGCGCGCCGGACTCGGAGTTGCAGTCGGTGGCCGAGCGGGCCCGCGCCCCGTTCATTCCGGTGCCGCGCCGCGCGCCGGCCCGGGCCAGCCTCTGGGCGCTGACCGTGCCGGTCCTGCTGGCCGCCCGTACGCTCGGTCTCGTCAAGGTCAACGAGGCGGACCTGGCGGAGACCGCGGCCCGGCTGGACGCGGACGCCGACCGGTGCCGGCCCACCGCGGAGTCCTTCGTCAACCCGGCGAAGTCGCTCGCGCTCGGCCTGGCCGGCTCGATCCCGATCGTCTGGGGGTCGTCGCCGCTGGCCACCGTCGCGGCCCGCCGGTTCGGCGACACGCTCTCCGCGAACGCCCGCTACCCGGTGGTCAGCGGGGCCCTGGGCGAGGCCGGCCGGGGACGGGTCGGCCTGCTCGACGGCGTCTTCGGCGGGCTGGTCGAGGGGGAGCGGGACATCTTCGCCGACCCCGACGAGAGCGCCGGCGGGACCACCCGGCTGCGGTTGGTGCTGTTGCGCGACGGCGGCCTCAACCCCGAGGACGACGCCGACGAACCGCTCGCCGTCGAGGAGCGCCGCGCGGATGCGGTGCAGACCCTCGCCGAGCGGCGGGGGGTGCGCTGCGACGTGGTGACCGCCGAGGGCGGCTCGGCGCTGGAGCGGCTCGCGTCCCTGATCGCGGTGCCGGACTTCGCGTCGATCTACCTCGCGCTCGCGCACGGACTGGACCCGATGGCGGTGCCCGCCATCACCGAGATGAAGGAGCTGGCAAACCAGTGA
- the manA gene encoding mannose-6-phosphate isomerase, class I encodes MELLYGPIKDYAWGSRSAIAELQGRPAPSDGPEAELWLGAHPGAPAAVDREGVRVSLADLLRAEPGHWLGAPVVDRFGTRLPFLLKVLAADAPLSLQAHPDAEQARAGHAADAVRTDGHRNYVDPYHKPELLVALSPFEALCGFRDPAVSAAALATFGVRELEPVVAALRAGPAGLRDAVELLLTWPRAECAGLLAAVRGSGVTGPDAELARDLATAYPGDPGALVALLLNRVRLAPGEGIWMPAGNMHAYLRGTGVEIMAASDNVLRGGLTPKHVDVPELLRVLRFEVLADPVVTPRAVAPGVVCWPVPVDDFALHRVTVDPEVPEVTLALTGPRVVLCCGGELVVDDGSGAVKLGPGRAAVGSAAGGPLVVTGAGHAYVATAGQR; translated from the coding sequence GTGGAACTGCTGTACGGGCCGATCAAGGACTACGCCTGGGGCTCCCGCTCGGCGATCGCCGAACTCCAGGGGCGCCCGGCGCCCAGCGACGGCCCCGAGGCCGAGCTGTGGCTGGGCGCCCATCCGGGCGCCCCGGCCGCAGTCGACCGCGAGGGCGTCCGGGTCAGCCTGGCCGACCTGCTGCGGGCCGAGCCGGGGCACTGGCTCGGCGCGCCGGTGGTCGACCGGTTCGGCACCCGGTTGCCGTTCCTGCTCAAGGTGCTCGCGGCCGACGCGCCGCTGAGCCTGCAGGCGCACCCGGACGCCGAGCAGGCCCGCGCCGGCCACGCCGCCGACGCGGTCCGCACCGACGGGCACCGCAACTACGTGGACCCCTATCACAAGCCGGAGCTGCTGGTCGCGCTCTCGCCGTTCGAGGCGCTCTGCGGCTTCCGCGACCCGGCGGTCTCGGCCGCGGCGCTGGCCACGTTCGGCGTACGCGAGCTGGAGCCGGTGGTGGCCGCGCTGCGGGCCGGCCCGGCGGGCCTGCGCGACGCGGTGGAGCTGCTGCTGACCTGGCCGCGCGCGGAGTGTGCCGGGCTGCTGGCGGCCGTGCGGGGTTCGGGGGTGACCGGGCCGGACGCGGAGCTGGCCCGGGACCTGGCCACCGCCTACCCGGGCGACCCCGGCGCGCTGGTCGCGCTGCTGCTCAATCGGGTGCGGCTGGCGCCGGGCGAGGGGATCTGGATGCCGGCCGGCAACATGCACGCCTACCTGCGCGGCACCGGCGTGGAGATCATGGCGGCCAGTGACAACGTGCTGCGCGGCGGCCTGACACCCAAGCACGTGGACGTGCCGGAACTGCTCCGGGTGCTGCGGTTCGAGGTGCTGGCGGACCCGGTGGTCACGCCGCGTGCGGTGGCCCCGGGCGTGGTGTGCTGGCCGGTCCCGGTGGACGACTTCGCGCTGCACCGGGTGACCGTGGACCCGGAGGTACCCGAGGTGACGCTGGCGCTGACCGGGCCCCGGGTGGTGCTCTGCTGCGGCGGCGAACTCGTGGTGGACGACGGCTCGGGCGCGGTGAAGTTGGGGCCGGGCCGGGCCGCGGTCGGATCCGCGGCCGGCGGGCCGCTGGTGGTCACCGGCGCGGGGCACGCGTACGTGGCGACCGCCGGCCAGCGCTGA
- a CDS encoding tetratricopeptide repeat protein has protein sequence MTTADRRQASAEDRLGLAQALYERAVFGGDAAALAEADRHLTGIEADLALARGRILHARFLDDRVEDPRELVLFERAAELFQQLGDDRGAGEALFWIGTVHQVVRQDEGAAAPAFARARELASRAGDQLTMSYVLRHLAFIEQGAGRLDAARQLLTESTRLRRELGFTAGVAANLIGLAYLAGEQGRSDEAERLLDEAAELAAGSEAYGVARWVDQARATLSG, from the coding sequence GTGACGACAGCCGACCGGCGACAAGCGAGCGCCGAGGACCGGCTCGGGCTGGCGCAGGCGCTCTACGAGCGAGCCGTGTTCGGTGGCGACGCCGCCGCGCTGGCCGAGGCCGACCGGCACCTGACCGGGATCGAGGCGGATCTCGCCCTGGCCCGGGGCCGCATCCTGCACGCACGCTTTCTCGACGACCGGGTGGAGGATCCGCGCGAGCTGGTGCTCTTCGAGCGGGCGGCCGAGCTGTTCCAGCAGTTGGGGGACGACCGCGGCGCGGGCGAGGCGTTGTTCTGGATCGGCACGGTCCACCAGGTCGTCCGCCAGGACGAGGGTGCCGCCGCACCGGCCTTCGCCCGGGCGCGGGAACTGGCGTCGCGGGCGGGCGACCAACTGACGATGTCGTACGTGCTGCGTCACCTGGCCTTCATCGAGCAGGGCGCCGGCCGGCTCGACGCGGCCCGGCAACTGTTGACCGAGTCGACGCGACTGCGGCGGGAACTGGGGTTCACCGCGGGCGTCGCGGCGAACCTGATCGGTTTGGCGTATCTCGCGGGCGAACAGGGCCGCTCGGACGAGGCGGAGCGGTTGCTCGACGAGGCGGCGGAGCTTGCGGCAGGCAGCGAGGCGTACGGCGTCGCGCGCTGGGTGGACCAGGCCCGGGCCACCCTGTCCGGCTGA
- a CDS encoding helix-turn-helix domain-containing protein: protein MASVPGMGHRDRLSVIQSYRFALYLSPVQERALVGHAGAARKAYNWGLKRIKAVMDQRAAERSYGIPEGQLTATIGWSLPALRRAWNVAPPSPGVARRR, encoded by the coding sequence ATGGCTAGTGTGCCCGGCATGGGGCACCGGGATCGGCTGAGCGTCATCCAGTCGTACCGGTTCGCCCTCTATCTGTCCCCGGTCCAGGAGCGGGCGTTGGTGGGCCATGCGGGTGCTGCCCGCAAGGCGTACAACTGGGGACTGAAGCGGATCAAGGCAGTGATGGATCAGCGAGCTGCCGAACGCAGCTACGGCATCCCCGAAGGTCAGCTCACCGCTACGATCGGTTGGTCTTTGCCGGCGTTGCGTCGGGCGTGGAATGTGGCGCCACCGTCGCCGGGAGTGGCTCGGAGACGCTAA
- a CDS encoding Trm112 family protein, producing the protein MALDPQLLEILACPDTHHAPLDYDAQAQTLTCTECGRIFEVRDDVPVLLLDEARGPAEQP; encoded by the coding sequence GTGGCCCTGGACCCGCAGTTGCTGGAAATCCTCGCCTGCCCGGACACGCACCACGCCCCGCTCGACTACGACGCGCAGGCGCAGACGCTGACCTGCACCGAGTGCGGCCGGATCTTCGAGGTCCGCGACGACGTGCCGGTGCTGCTGCTCGACGAGGCGCGCGGCCCCGCGGAGCAGCCGTGA
- a CDS encoding RDD family protein gives MSAQPRPPAPGWGDAGLVSGEAVALDVRVARIGSRALALLLDVLTQLLLAMALAMLVGIVLAALPMRVVDAALSNAFGTVALVAVLVGYPVLFERFNHGRTPGKMAVGLRVVSADGAPVGVRQSLTRALVGVAVEWPGLVLPLLSWVAGVTVMLTDKHGRRLGDLVAGTMVVHTRSATIWRPVPTSVPALVGWAYTLDLSRLDDGLALAARQYLARVHQLAEPARDRLARGLWAEMAAVITPPPPPGLPATVYLAAVLGERHRRARLRLARGRAVTAALWPELLPGPATPPADPASAAPSPAAAPPPAGEPSSFVRPAVPGESPAAVPAQAGPPTLRPATLPDNRR, from the coding sequence GTGAGCGCGCAACCACGACCGCCGGCCCCGGGCTGGGGTGACGCCGGGCTGGTCAGCGGAGAGGCCGTGGCGCTGGACGTGCGGGTCGCCCGGATCGGCTCCCGCGCGCTGGCGCTGCTGCTCGACGTGCTGACCCAGCTGCTGCTCGCGATGGCCCTGGCCATGCTGGTCGGCATCGTGCTCGCGGCGCTGCCGATGCGCGTGGTGGACGCGGCGCTGAGCAACGCGTTCGGCACCGTCGCGCTGGTCGCCGTGCTGGTCGGCTACCCGGTGCTGTTCGAACGGTTCAACCACGGCCGGACGCCCGGCAAGATGGCCGTCGGCCTGCGGGTGGTCAGCGCCGACGGCGCCCCGGTGGGTGTCCGGCAGTCGCTGACCCGCGCGCTGGTCGGCGTCGCGGTGGAGTGGCCCGGCCTGGTGCTGCCACTGCTGAGCTGGGTGGCCGGCGTGACGGTGATGCTGACCGACAAGCACGGCCGGCGGCTGGGTGACCTGGTGGCCGGCACGATGGTGGTGCACACCCGGTCGGCGACCATCTGGCGACCGGTGCCGACCTCGGTGCCGGCGCTGGTCGGCTGGGCGTACACGCTGGACCTGAGCCGGCTGGACGACGGCCTGGCGCTGGCCGCGCGGCAGTACCTGGCCCGGGTGCACCAACTGGCCGAGCCGGCGCGGGACCGGCTGGCCCGCGGCCTGTGGGCCGAGATGGCGGCGGTGATCACCCCGCCCCCGCCGCCCGGCCTGCCGGCGACCGTCTACCTGGCGGCGGTGCTCGGTGAGCGGCACCGCCGGGCGCGGCTGCGGTTGGCCCGGGGACGCGCGGTCACCGCGGCGCTCTGGCCGGAACTGCTGCCCGGCCCGGCCACCCCGCCGGCCGACCCGGCATCCGCCGCGCCCTCGCCGGCCGCCGCGCCGCCGCCGGCCGGCGAGCCCTCGTCGTTCGTCCGGCCGGCGGTGCCCGGCGAGTCGCCGGCGGCCGTGCCGGCGCAGGCCGGCCCGCCCACGCTGCGGCCGGCGACGCTGCCCGACAACCGCCGGTGA
- the nfi gene encoding deoxyribonuclease V (cleaves DNA at apurinic or apyrimidinic sites) — protein sequence MAKAVAVQDRLRPLVDLVGPGPAVPATVAGLDVAYAESGDRLAAAVTVLDARTLVVVESAVSVGRPAFRYVPGLFAFRELPALLDALDRLTTRPELLVCDGHGLAHPRRFGLACHLGVVTDLPAIGVGKTPLVGDWRPPADVRGAWSPLRDGGEVVGRVLRTRAGVKPVFVSVGHRMSLDNATTQVLALTPRFRLPETTRAADRLCRDALAAAASS from the coding sequence GTGGCGAAGGCGGTGGCCGTACAAGATCGGCTGCGGCCGCTGGTGGACCTGGTCGGGCCGGGGCCGGCCGTGCCCGCGACGGTGGCCGGCCTCGATGTCGCGTACGCCGAGAGCGGTGACCGGCTCGCGGCGGCCGTCACGGTGCTGGACGCCCGGACCCTCGTGGTGGTGGAGAGCGCGGTCAGCGTCGGCCGGCCCGCGTTCCGGTACGTGCCGGGGCTGTTCGCGTTCCGCGAGCTGCCGGCCCTGCTCGACGCGCTGGACCGGCTGACCACCCGCCCGGAACTGCTGGTCTGCGACGGGCACGGGCTGGCCCACCCGCGCCGGTTCGGGCTTGCCTGCCACCTGGGCGTGGTGACCGACCTGCCGGCGATCGGAGTGGGCAAGACGCCACTGGTCGGCGACTGGAGGCCGCCGGCGGACGTCCGGGGTGCCTGGTCGCCGCTGCGCGACGGCGGCGAGGTCGTCGGGCGGGTGCTGCGGACCCGGGCCGGGGTGAAGCCCGTCTTCGTCAGCGTCGGCCACCGGATGAGCCTCGACAACGCCACCACCCAGGTGCTGGCTCTCACCCCGCGCTTCCGGCTGCCGGAGACCACCCGAGCCGCCGACCGGCTCTGCCGCGACGCGCTGGCCGCCGCTGCGTCGTCGTGA